The segment tgaattCTTAATAGTACATGTGTCTTTACATAGAATAAATATCCTCTTTTTTTACACATTAACAATCTAGAAGATAATAACTCTTAATAGTAATCTCAAAGTATAagcttcaataaaataattacaatacttGGACCAGATATTTCACACTagtgtattacaaaaaaatatattattagttacaAGACTAAGGATATGTATGCACATACTTATTACGGCGTAGGACGcacttgataaataaattgcattGCAGTTATAAGAAATGTctgaatagttttattagaTTTGACGTGATGTTATCTGCCTACAAGCTGAAATGTACACTTCCTTATCAATCTTgataaaaaatgattaattcatgaaaatgtttgaaatctAACTTGATTTACTTTGTGTGCTTGTCTTTAATTAGAGTATTTTAATGGGATATATTATATGGTACTTTGGTTCGTAAGTTATGTAtagaatgaaatttttaatgaatgtaaCTTATGATACAGCTATATTATTATGCAGTTTTAACTAGTTGTATATATAGCGGGAAATAAAAGTTAACGCGGTTCGCGTGCGGTCTTAGCTTACCTCTAAGCCGGCTAAGTACACAACCCACCAAGACGTCCTTTCATTGCgacgtattaattaatatattgtaaataataaatattaatatggagTGGAATTTTACTATTCATGTCACATTAAAATCCTTATTAagatacaattattaaatagcgtgtttttatttgcgtgtttaaattaatgagtCATAGAATGGCGCAATAATAGTGCATATGATTTACAAATGCACTATTCATATAATTCGTTTACGAAATCattgatcttttttttttatcttttatcttttatgttattattgttgtGTTGCATACTTCgtggaattaatattttttttatcggaaTCTATTATACTATGGAAAACagaaatgtttgtaaataatgtatagtATTATTGATTCTCTAATATATTACCGTAACGGCTGGAGATGAGATTAAACAAAGAAAGGAAATAATACGACCGATGTCATGGACGAAACTTAGTTGTATACctgtactaaaattttatattttgttatcgtagatcaaaacaataaatgtaagtttttcggatactatgcctttttgttattttattctggATGAAAGATGAAAATTCTATCTcctctgcccgtgatcacggttgctttaatgtaatcgaaacgtcgggaacaTGTAGACATgtataaaaaacgcgtagtatacgaaattttttattacatttaaatgtgtagACGCGAACGGATTAGATATCAAAATATgcagtatttataaaacgataattattataatgttcgtaggtttcaatataaaattcacaatAGAATGATGTATGTATCCCTAACGAATATTTATAACGTCAGGTATGCCGACAGTTGAAGAAGTGTGCTCTACATTTGGCCTCACAGACGTTGATATTCAGTATTCAGATGCGGATCTTGAAAATTTAACAAGCTACAAGTTGTTTCAACAACATGTCCGCCCACTTATAGTGAAGGAAAATCCTAAGGTATGATAATGGATTCGGCCATACAAAACACGTTGTGACAGTGCAATGACATTAGTGTTATTATTACGAGATAGCGGattgctttttaatataatcgttTATCGTCCAGGTACCAGTGTCGAAGTTGATGATGCTAGTAGCGGCGAAATGGCGTCTGTTCTGTGAGAGAAATCCACATCTGGATGGTGGGAGTCAGAACATGGGCTCCGAAGACAACACTAACACATCCGCTACATCCGACTACACGCCGAAGAGGCCTGGACGTACACCCAAAGAAACCAAAGTGATTATATTATTCGACAtgttatcttattaaaattgctgatttaaatttaaatgcagaCTCCACAAACGTGCGAACAATTCATTATTCATACGTGAATCCGTGAGacctgttttgttttaaactctTTTTCGTACATTACTGTTCTTGCAATGAATTTTTTCAACACCTGCATGTATGTCTAatgcattaattataattagatcGAGGATTCCATTGATGAGCCTGAGGAGGAGGACATGAGCGACGAAGGTACGCCCGCTCCTCGCAAGCGTGGCCGCAAGCCAAAGCACGCGCCACGCGGCAAGCCGGGGCGCAAGCCCAAAGTGCCCACGCTCAAGATCAAGTTCAGTAAACGGAAACGAACCAGCAGTGtgagtatatacatacatactgcATATAGTGTGAACTCTTTATAACGACACTCAAGGAACTGTGTATAATATGTTGCTATAGAGAGCTATCATTGAAAAGAGGAATGTTCtggatttcatatatatttagtagtgTAGGGAATTAAAGATTATGACGTCTAGTATTTTTGGCATTTCCATTGAGATATTCCTTAAGGGATTCCACAGAGTtatatgtttgaaattatagacattggcattaaaaaaattacaaaggaTACGAATAGTATAGTGAGCATTATATAGAAGATTTTACCGATTTCTATTTAACAATTCACAGGAAGAAGATCAAGAAGGAAGCGCTGGTGCGAATACAGACTCGGATGAAGAATTTGAGCAGTTATTGGCTGAAGCCGAAGAACCGAGACCAGTGGCCAGTACCACAGAAGAAACACCGCAACAGAAAGAGGATGATCCGAATTTACCAGTAAGATAACTagacaataaataactttaagttAGATATTGTTtccaatataacatttatattatctctATCACAGCAACAGCCAAAGAAGAAGGCTAAAACAAAAATCGGCAACAAGagtaaaaagaagaaaaaaacgaAATCAACTAATAAATTTCCAGACGGCGCTGAAGGTGAACAGGAACATCAAGATTACTGCGAGGTAtttggaattttaaaataaatacatttttttaagtaaataagattttaattaatttaattattttacgtcCATTTAAGGTGTGTCAACAAGGGGGTGAAATAATTCTATGTGACACATGTCCCCGGGCGTACCATTTGGTTTGTTTGGACCCTGAGTTGGAGGAGACGCCGGAAGGTCGGTGGTCGTGCACATACTGCCAGGCCGAGGGTAATCAGGAACAGGAAGACGATGATGAGCATCAGGAGTTCTGCAGGTCAGTCAGTCAGTTATTTAATGAGACCTAAGACTttagcgagtattcatttaaatgaaactaatattttcggattaccaAGCATTATTTTATCACCATCATCTCGTCGGCCCGTGATCATTGgtactgcaaagtaaccgaaacgtcggaaaatgtaatttttaaaaataagaaaatattagtttcatttaagtcaGTTATTTAGTTGTAAAgagtatttaatatgtatcagATAATATATggatgtatataaatttgtaaataataacataactaataatttatatataatatttgtcttaGGATTTGCAAAGACGGTGGAGAGTTATTATGTTGCGACTCGTGTCCGTCGGCGTACCATAGATTCTGTTTAAATCCACCATTAGAAGAAGTCCCTGATGGTGAATGGAAATGTCCACGATGTAGtgtgagttttattaaatcaaataaaaaattgttccaATATAAACTATCATTTGTAATGCTTATGTTAACGTTTCAGTGTCCACCTTTGGATGGTAAAGTCGCTAAGATTTTAACATGGCGGTGGAAAGAACAGCCGGCTAAGTCAAAGGCACCACGTTCGAGAGAGTTCTTCGTAAAATGGCATGAACGTTCCTACTGGCATTGCAGTTGGATTTCAGAGATCCaggtgaaatatttatatttttatagatgaaGTAAgagttattcaaaataatgtcATCGTAACGTGTTTGGACTCGACGgtaattactaattaatgATGATTTGatcatttgtatgtttattgtttattttcagttgGATGTATTCCATCCCCTGATGTATCGCTACTATATGCGAAAGTCTGATCCCGAAGAACCGCCTAAGTTGGACGACGGGCTCGAGGAACGCGAAGGTCGCAGGCGTATGAAGCACAGCAAGCAACATCACCAAGACAACGATGAGAAACTCCTGGAGGAGAAATACTACaggttagttatattttaggCTTTTAGGactatataagtatgttttgaGAATTTTATTTGGCTATTTTGTTATTCAACATTTTACCCGAGGTTTCGTTTGCTTTTCAATAAcgatgatcacgggcagacgagacgaaagtcttaaatatgattttgcCAGCATtagatttaaagtaaaaagttaaacattattatttatttcacagaaGAATATCGTTTTGTCGTACttgataataatgttttattgcaGATACGGCGTGAGACCGGAGTGGCTCATAGTACATCGAGTGATTAATCATCGTACAGCCCGCGATGGTACTACGTACTACCTGGTCAAATGGCGAGATTTATCTTACGATCAGGCCACTTGGGAATCTGAGCACGAGGATATAGCTGGGCTTAAGAATGCCCTTGAATATTATCAGGTAATTATTTGTCATACATAcgttacatacatttattcaaaattaatatttctattatattttacttataggATATGCGCGCTTATATCACTTCGGAAGGCAAAACTAAGGGGAGTAAAGGCAAAAAGGCCGGTCGTAAGAGTAAGAACAAAGATAACATTGATGACGACGAAAGCAGCAGTGGTCTGCAGTTCAAAGGAAGGAAGTACAACCCGCCACCTGACCGCCCTACCACCAACCTAAACAAGAAGTATGAAGATCAGCCGCCTTTCGTTTATGAAACTGGTATGCAGCTTCATACATACCAGTTGGATGGACTCAATTGGCTGCGGTACTCCTGGGGACAAGGAATTGATACAATACTTGCTGATGAAATGGGTCTCGGCAAAACCATTCAAACTGTGACATTCCTTTACTCGTTGTTTAAGGAAGGTCATTGCAAGGGTCCTTTCTTAGTATCTGTACCCCTTTCAACAATTATCAATTGGGAGAGAGAGTTCGAGCTGTGGGCTCCAGATTTGTACTGTATTACGTATGTCGGTGATAAAGATTCAAGAGCAGTTATTAGAGAAAACGAGCTAACTTTCGACGATGGTGCCAATAGAGGAGGAAGGCCGTCTAAGATAAAGTCTCAAGTGAAATTCAACGTACTCTTAACGTCATATGAACTTATATCAATTGATTCCACGTGTCTCGGTTCTATAGATTGGGCAGTTCTGGTCGTTGACGAAGCTCACAGACTTAAAAGTAACCAGTCTAAATTTTTCCGTCTCCTTGCTGGATATCACATTAATTACAAGCTTCTATTGACGGGAACTCCTTTACAAAACAATCTGGAAGAATTGTTCCATCTTTTGAACTTCTTGAACAAAGATAAGTTTAACGATTTAGCCGCTTTCCAAAATGAATTCGCGGATGTATCGAAAGAGGAACAAGTCAAAAGGCTTCACGAAATGTTAGGGCCGCATATGCTGCGTCGTCTTAAGGCTGACGTATTGAAAAACATGCCAGCGAAATCTGAGTTCATTGTGCGAGTAGAACTGTCACCCATGcagaagaaatattataagtacatCTTGACGCGAAACTATGAAGCTTTGAATCCTAAGAGCGGTGGTCAAACTGTGTCGTTACTTAATGTCATGATGGATCTCAAAAAATGTTGTAATCACCCTTATCTGTTCCCTGTAGCGGCAGAAGAAGCACCGCTCGGACCTCATGGCAATTATGAAACCCAAGCTTTGGTTAAGGCATCTGGAAAACTTGTGCTCATGtctaaaatgttaaaacagcTCAAAGAACAAGGGCATAGGGTACTCATATTCTCTCAAATGACGAAAATGTTGGATATTTTAGAAGATTTCTTAGAAGGGGAAGGATATAAATACGAAAGAATTGACGGTGGTATTACTGGAACTATTCGTCAAGAAGCCATTGATAGGTTTAATGCGCCGGGCGCTCAGCAATTCGTTTTCCTTCTCTCAACAAGGGCTGGTGGTCTCGGAATCAATTTAGCCACGGCCGATACTGTAATTATTTACGATTCGGATTGGAATCCTCACAATGATATCCAGGCGTTTTCGCGTGCTCATCGTATCGGTCAAGCCAATAAGGTGATGATTTATCGGTTCGTAACACGTAACAGTGTCGAAGAGAGGGTAACGCAAGTTGCGAAAAGAAAAATGATGTTAACTCACTTGGTTGTGCGTCCGGGGATGGGCGGGAAAGGTGCAAACTTTACTAAACAAGAACTGGACGATATCTTGAGATTCGGTACAGAGGAGTTATTCAAAGAAGAGGAAGGCAAAGAAGAAGCTATACATTACGACGACAGAGCGGTGTCCGAATTACTCGATCGTTCGAAAGAAGGTATCGAGCAGAAGGAATCGTGGGCTAATGAATACCTTAGCTCCTTTAAAGTTGCCAGCTATTCAACCAAAGAAGGCGATGGTGAAGAAGAAGTGGATACTGAGATCATCAAACAAGAGGCCGAGAATACCGACCCCGCTTACTGGATCAAGTTACTTAGGCATCATTACGAACAGCATCAAGAAGATCAGGCGAGAACTCTCGGTAAAGGCAAGAGAGTTCGCAAGCAGGTTAATTACAGCGACGGTATAGTTGCTCAGACTGAAAATAGAGAGGATACTACTTGGCAAGAAAACGGTTCAGATTATAACTCTGATTTCTCCCAGGGCAGTGAAGACGATAAAGAGGACGACGATTTCGATGAAAAGAACGATAACGGTGATTTACTCAGTCGTCGTAGCAAGAGACGTTTGGAGAGAAGGGAGGAAAGAGACAGGCCGTTACCGCCACTGCTTGCTCGTGTCGGTGGAAATATGGAAGTGCTTGGTTTTAACGCACGACAACGTAAGTCGTTCCTCAACGCCATTATGCGGTATGGCATGCCGCCGCAGGACGCCTTTAATTCGCAATGGTTGGTCAGAGATCTCAGAGGAAAATCTGAACGGAATTTCAAGGCGTACGTTTCCTTATTCATGAGGCATTTGTGCGAGCCAGGCGCTGATAATGCTGAGACATTTGCGGATGGTGTTCCTAGAGAAGGCTTGTCGAGACAACACGTTCTGACAAGGATTGGTGTCATGAgtcttattagaaaaaaagtcCAGGAGTTTGAACACATTA is part of the Danaus plexippus chromosome 9 unlocalized genomic scaffold, MEX_DaPlex mxdp_26, whole genome shotgun sequence genome and harbors:
- the LOC116767442 gene encoding chromodomain-helicase-DNA-binding protein Mi-2 homolog, which produces MASDDEVDGSFAGDEDVEEGEGQIDNSGESDEAPPKEDDDYSPEDGRKKKKGKKRKARGEEKKGRKKKKKRKNESEDDDDFGLEIEAEGDSDYALSAVSSSKKSRKGRTSKHNTSAPAVPDSGSGMPTVEEVCSTFGLTDVDIQYSDADLENLTSYKLFQQHVRPLIVKENPKVPVSKLMMLVAAKWRLFCERNPHLDGGSQNMGSEDNTNTSATSDYTPKRPGRTPKETKIEDSIDEPEEEDMSDEGTPAPRKRGRKPKHAPRGKPGRKPKVPTLKIKFSKRKRTSSEEDQEGSAGANTDSDEEFEQLLAEAEEPRPVASTTEETPQQKEDDPNLPQQPKKKAKTKIGNKSKKKKKTKSTNKFPDGAEGEQEHQDYCEVCQQGGEIILCDTCPRAYHLVCLDPELEETPEGRWSCTYCQAEGNQEQEDDDEHQEFCRICKDGGELLCCDSCPSAYHRFCLNPPLEEVPDGEWKCPRCSCPPLDGKVAKILTWRWKEQPAKSKAPRSREFFVKWHERSYWHCSWISEIQLDVFHPLMYRYYMRKSDPEEPPKLDDGLEEREGRRRMKHSKQHHQDNDEKLLEEKYYRYGVRPEWLIVHRVINHRTARDGTTYYLVKWRDLSYDQATWESEHEDIAGLKNALEYYQDMRAYITSEGKTKGSKGKKAGRKSKNKDNIDDDESSSGLQFKGRKYNPPPDRPTTNLNKKYEDQPPFVYETGMQLHTYQLDGLNWLRYSWGQGIDTILADEMGLGKTIQTVTFLYSLFKEGHCKGPFLVSVPLSTIINWEREFELWAPDLYCITYVGDKDSRAVIRENELTFDDGANRGGRPSKIKSQVKFNVLLTSYELISIDSTCLGSIDWAVLVVDEAHRLKSNQSKFFRLLAGYHINYKLLLTGTPLQNNLEELFHLLNFLNKDKFNDLAAFQNEFADVSKEEQVKRLHEMLGPHMLRRLKADVLKNMPAKSEFIVRVELSPMQKKYYKYILTRNYEALNPKSGGQTVSLLNVMMDLKKCCNHPYLFPVAAEEAPLGPHGNYETQALVKASGKLVLMSKMLKQLKEQGHRVLIFSQMTKMLDILEDFLEGEGYKYERIDGGITGTIRQEAIDRFNAPGAQQFVFLLSTRAGGLGINLATADTVIIYDSDWNPHNDIQAFSRAHRIGQANKVMIYRFVTRNSVEERVTQVAKRKMMLTHLVVRPGMGGKGANFTKQELDDILRFGTEELFKEEEGKEEAIHYDDRAVSELLDRSKEGIEQKESWANEYLSSFKVASYSTKEGDGEEEVDTEIIKQEAENTDPAYWIKLLRHHYEQHQEDQARTLGKGKRVRKQVNYSDGIVAQTENREDTTWQENGSDYNSDFSQGSEDDKEDDDFDEKNDNGDLLSRRSKRRLERREERDRPLPPLLARVGGNMEVLGFNARQRKSFLNAIMRYGMPPQDAFNSQWLVRDLRGKSERNFKAYVSLFMRHLCEPGADNAETFADGVPREGLSRQHVLTRIGVMSLIRKKVQEFEHINGYYSMPELIRKPVEPVKIAGAESAAPSPAPSTATPITSAAPSPAPTQVTQASGQAPTPGSSEKDEKEETKDDKSETKDKEKDEPMDISDIKEEKDKFDEKETKDIKEEIKEERRMSVDEEPAKDEEKSEEKKDEKDEKIKEENKEESDKKDDARSDKTDSEGSDKPKDEKKDEDDDDVVIVKEEDELKVERRKFMFNIADGGFTELHTLWLNEERAAAPGREYEIWHRRHDYWLLAGIVTHGYGRWQDIQNDLRFAIINEPFKMDVGKGNFLEIKNKFLARRFKLLEQALVIEEQLRRAAYLNLTQDPNHPAMSLNARFAEVECLAESHQHLSKESLAGNKPANAVLHKVLNQLEELLSDMKSDVSRLPATLARIPPVAQRLQMSERSILSRLAATAGNPVPAAQMAQFPGGFGAGGTLPGFSPAAAAAANFTNFRPQYSVPGQPAAAATATASNKS